Sequence from the Primulina huaijiensis isolate GDHJ02 chromosome 16, ASM1229523v2, whole genome shotgun sequence genome:
TCCTTGTAGGACTTGAAGCAATCACCTCAGGCATGATTTCATTGTTTCTTGAATGTTCTAAAAGTGAGAGAGTACATTAAGGGCCAATCTGACCATACCCTGTTTACCAAACACTCCGACAAAGGAAAAATCGCAGCCCTCATagtctatgttgatgatatcgtCCTTACAAAGAATTATTGTGAGGAGATGGCACACATGAAGGCCTTACTCTCGaaggaatttgaaatgaaggaccttgggaacctcaaatattttattggaaTGGAAGTGGCCATATCTTCCCTTGGGATCCCAATTTCTCAAAGAAGTATGTGATAGATCTCTTAAAAAACTGGAATGCGGGGAAGAAAACCAGGGATGATAAGAGGTCATTCAAGAAGAAGAAGGACCAGAAAGTGCTTTTTGGTGAGGATAGAATAAGCAAGTGGGCAGATTCAGATGTAGAGCCATCCAGCTCAAAGACCTCATCCAGCGAGAGTGATGAGCCTTTCTCATCGGGCCCTGCACATAACTATAGGGGAATTGGTAACATGGAGAAGTAAGAAGCGGTTTGTTGTTGCGAGGGATAGAGCAAAGGCAAAGTATCGAGACTTAGCTCCTATGTAACACAAACacattgaatttgtttttgaagTATCGGACATGGATACGACACGTGTACGGATTCGACACTCGGATACGCGTGTCGGATACGGAAAAATCAGTGTCGTTGACTTTTTTAGGGTTGACCAGTCATACATTTTAAACACGGCAAGGACACGCTATGGATACGGCTTGGATACGttttgggcaaaattgcaaatatttaaaagttttaggaGTTAATTGAAAAAGTTGAAATTTATGAGAACTAattggaaaataatttaaaaagaacTGGGCTTTGGCTTTGGGCTTTTAAATCCCTAGATAAATTCTAATCGTCTTCATTCTACTCAACACAGAGATCGGCTCTCAAGTCTCAATTCTCGTCGGCTCTTCAAACACTTTGCGTCTCCCCTCTTTTTCTGCCGCGGCTGCTGCTTATATAATGGTTCTCAGAAGTAAAATTGTAAGCCGCTACAATTCCTTTACAGTTACAATTGAGATTTTCTATTATAGTTCAAGTCTATGTAGCACagatattcttaaattttttttgaagtatcGAACACAGATATGAGTGTCGGATATGGCAAAATTGGTGTTGTTGATTTTTGCATGTTTGACCAGTCGGACACTGCCCTGAAgtggtacattgtatatatttacataaatatgtatatatatttctacaatatatttatataaatatgtatatctctacaatttttaatactaaatttatatatatatgtataaaaataatatttatatatattttaataattgtcgTATCATAGCCGTATCatgtcttatattttcaaaattttccgtATTGCCGTATCCGTATCGTATTCGATACGATACCCTTACCCGTATCCATGCAACATAGGTTCAAATGTTCTACCAATTTCAATTATATATGCTGAATGTTGTCTGGATGACACAGATGACAAAACCTTTTAGACATATAATCAAAAAATGAAATGCTATGACTTTCTGTTTTTTGCTTGTCGTAACTTCAAACAGCCCTAGCTTGGAATTGAAATTTTTCAAAAGGAGAGTGTACAAGAGGATGTAGATTATTATTCTCCTTTGTGGAAATTTGCAACCAAGATCGAAAAGGGAGCTGCTAGAGGAGGAAATGTTACTTGGTCGTGTAACATATGTACCAAAGTGTGCAGAGGATCGTACACGATGGTGAAACACACCTATTAAAACTCAAAGGATTTGGAATTGCTGGTTGTGTGGCTGTTTCAATAGATCAAATAAAGCATATGCAACAACTTGTGGATGGTGCAGAATTGTGGAGGAAAAGTGCTAAACAGAAAGAAGTTCAATTGCTTTCATCATCAAACATGGCTTCAAAATCTTCATGCAGTGGTCCTTTCTCTTTGCAAAGTGATGATCCAACAAAAAAGAGGAAATGAATACTTGGCCCTCTTGAAAAAGCTTTTAACTTGAATGCGAGAAATGAGCTCCACTATGAAATTGCGAAGTTGTTTTACACGGGGGATTATCTTTCAATATTGCTAGAAATCCTCATTATATTTGTGCTTGCAACATGGCTACTCAACAAACGATTCCAGGTTATTTTCCACCCGGATACAATTTATTGAGAACTACACTTCTTCAAAGAGAAAAGGCTCATATTGAAAAGTTGTTGGAGCCAACAAAAGCTGCTTGGAAACATAAGGGTGTTAGTTTTTGTAGTGATGGGTGGTCAGATGTACAAAGAAGATCGCTTATTAATATTGTGTTTGTGTGTGAAAGTGGTCTTATGTTTCTAAAGTCATTAAATTGTGAAGGTGAGTACAAGGATAAATGTTTCATCTCTAAGTTGCTCATTGATGCCATAAATGAAGTGGGACATCAGAATGTTGTCCAAGTGGTCATGGATAATGCTCCCGTATGCAAAGCCGCTGGGTTACTTGTTGAGGCAAAATACCCACACATATTTTGGACACCTTTTTTTGTGCGCACTTTGAATCTTGTTTTGAAGAATATTTGTGCACCGATACAAAACAAATAAGCCTTTGAAGAGTTTAAGTGGATAGCAGAAGTATCAGATAATGCTTCGATGATCAAGAATTTAATAATGAATCACAATATGATATTATCGATGTTCAACAATAACTCGAACTTGAAGATGTTCTCACTTGCAGAGACTCGATTTGCTTCCACGATCATTATGCTTAAAAGGTTCAGGCAAATcaagaaatgttttgaaaacATGATGATTAGTGAAAGATGAGATCTATACAAGGAGGATGATGTACTGAAGGCTAGAGTAGTGAAGTACAAGATATTAGATTATCAATTCTGGGAAAACATTGATTATATACTTTCTTTTACAAGTCCAATTTATAAGATGCCAAGGAAAGTTGACACTGATCAACCTTGTCTTCATTTAGTATATGACTTGTGGGATGAAATGATAGAGAAGATTAGGGTTGCTACCTTGAAAAGGCCTCGCAGTGGAGATTCAAAGTTTTATGAGATTGTTCATGATATTCTGGTGCAGCGATGTAATAAAAGCAATACACCTCTACATTGTTTGGCGCATTCTTTGAATCCGAGGtaaaactctaaaaaaaatttaactaagTTTTAACAGATTATACATAtcagttcatatttaattatcaatCTTTTTATATAGATATTATAGCAATGAGTGGCTCCAAGAATCTCCCAATCGTCTTCCTCCTCATAGGGGCATCGAAGTTTCAAGGGAAAAGAAAAAGTGCTTTGAAAGATATTATTCTTGTTCATCAGAATGAAGAAGTGTCAATGAGGAGTTTGTCTCTTTTTTAAGCAGccattgatgatttttctgatAATGATGCAATGCGTGATCGATGTTTGATATCTCCAACTAAGTTGTGGGTTATACATGGTGCTTCCGCACCAACTATTCAAAGTTTAGCTTTAAAGCTACTTGTGCagccttcttcttcttcttgttgGGAGAGAAATTGGAACACCTACAATTTCATACACTCATTGAAGGGAAACAAAATAACACCACAAAGAGCGGAAGATTTGGTATATGTTCACTAAAATCTTCATCTTTTATCTAGGAGGAGTCCACATTATAATGAAGGAGAAAGTAAGATGTGGAATGTTGATGCATTTGATTCCATGGACATGGAGGGTGTTGCTATCCTTGAAATTGCCATTTTTTCTCTTGACGAACCTGAATTTGAGTCAGTCTTATTTACTGATGAAGGTAGTGTTTGTGATGAGACCGATATggatgtttgatttttttattacttgCTTAAGATGGATTTTGCGATTTATATTTTGTACTTAAGATATTATGATTGATGAAATATTACATCTATCtttataatttttacttttcaatactaaatttatataaatatatatttatatatattttaatgattgtCGTATCCTAACCTTATCGTGTCTTCAAATTTTAACTTGTCGCCGTATCCGTATCGTTTCGATATGATACCCGTACCCGTATCCATGCAACATAGCTTAGCTCAAGGTATATGTGAAGGGATGTGGCTGAAGAGACCATTCAATGACTTGGAAGTTTGAAGTTGAACAATCTTTGCGAGTAATGTGTGATAATCAAGCATCTAAAGTCATTGATCTCTGTTATATCCCCACTCACTTGTAAACAGCAGACATCCTAACAAAAGCTCTTCATTGAACTCATTTTGAAGACTTGAGCTCGCATCTTGGCATTATCAACATCTATAACTGGcttgagggggagtgttgaatGTGGAACTACAGATCTTATCCAAATTATTAGTTATTAGGATAGAGTATTATTTGTATCTTAAAAGTCTATTTAATCTTCTAGAGTGAGGATTCCTAGTTGGAGTAAAATAGGTAGATAGATCTTTATAAATTGGTATCTTGTATCATACCTATTTACTTACTTTTGCTGAATAATATTCTGCACTTCCAAAACCTATATGTGTTCCTTCTTTTGCTACGATATGCAATACAATTGAATGAACACTTGGTGACACATCCTTGAATTAGCAAGAAAAGActtgtttttattaattaagcCAAGACAAATTAAGATTGGCTTCTGTACTGAATTTTCAAAGTTATTATTACCATGAATGTTCAATATGTCATCGTGATTCTTTTTGCTTGAATTGTCACTTGGTGTTTTAGGTGGGGTTGGAGGGAAAGCGGTCCAATTCTCATTTGACCAATGGAGAGGATTGGCAATTCGAGTACTTAATTTGGGATATATTAGGACATCacattgttattattttgtttatggAAACTGGAGAAATATTGTATGAAAGAGCTAAACATTTCCCTGTGTTGGATTTTCTCCGGTTTTCAAGCTTATATTATCCTATCTCATAAGTGATGCATTTGTTTATGGTGACATAATATTTGTTTCAATCTACTTTTTCTGTCTAAAGATGATTGACATAGACTTAGCCTCTCTGTTCACTTCCTCTTCACGTTGAGAATTCATCTTCATCTATTAGATTCTGTAGTGACGTGTAAGGATTAATTTCACCTTCGGTCTTTTTGTTTGGTAGGTTGGTAATGAGGAAAGAATTCATGTATACTATGCACATGGAGAAGACAGCCCAACTTTTGTTCGCAGATGTTACTGGCTGTTGGACAAGTATGAAAACATTAAACATTGTGCTAAGATAGTTAACCGTCATCTTTTATATCTTGTGGGCATGATAGCGTGTGATGCTTTTGTAAGTTAACATTTTAACTGAGAAAAGCACTTATTTTTATAGGCTTAGATTTCATTATGTAATTTATTTGTTGTAGATCGCTGGAACATATTGTCCTTGTGCATTATCGAGAAACACAAGAGGTTTGTCTTTGATTCATAAACTATATGTTGATTATTAAGTATTGAGTGACCTTTTTTAGAGCTATTACATAAGTAGAGTTTTGTTGAATTTGATCACTTCTGGGATCTAATTATTCTTTGTCTTTGCAACACTTGGCAAAATCATGGTCGTCAATTGCCAACTCCTGTATATTTAACATGACGTTATTTTTGTGACTGTGGCTTTAGAAGCATCTTGTATGTTGGAAGTAACATGTAATTTCATGCAAACTGGATTATGGCTAACTTATGACACTGTTGCAGGTTTCCCCTGACACATCTGTCAATTTCAATCCTAGTCCATCTATCTCTGACCCACCTACCTCTTTGCCTTTGTTGGAAGAATTTGATTCTGCTCTTCATCGTGTATATCATGACACCAGCAGATCGCTTTTAGGTTATATTTAATTTCTGTGCAGAGATATTTGCTTTACCTTTCACTGGGATTTAGTCGGTTGATTACCTTGAATAGGATGTTAATTCTTTAAGAAATCTTAAAGGCATAGACTTAGTAAAACTAGATAGAATAATTACCATTTTGTAGCTGACGTGTAGTGAGTTTTCAAACTCTATATTAAGTAAGAGACAACGAAAGTCATTTTATCTACTTAGACACAGACTCAGGCCTTGAGTTAAAGCCAAAAGTTTGATTCTTGACATTATATTGTTGCTGGATCCTGTGATATTTTTCAGAGCGACACGACAGCTTGACTGTGAAAAACCACGAGCAGAGACTTCATGAGATAAACACACTTGAATGGGATGAACTTTTGGTGTTGGATGATTCGCACAAGATGATTACTCAACATGATGGTATAGACTCAATGTGAAGACTGTTTGCAGTAGTGCCACGAGTTTCTCAAAAAATCACTGATTATTATCTCTTTTGATGCATGCAATTTACTGGTTGCAGGAAAAACTTCAGATTTTGAGCACTCTAATCAAaatcagatgaacagttacagaataCGTGTAAGCGGTCGCAATTATGTTCCATATGAATCATGCATTTTTATTGATGAAATTTGAGTCACAAGGGTTGTTTTAAAAATGCTCTCAGCTTagtgttttataatttttaaccaCGTGATGTTGGAACACAATTTTCCATAAAATTATGGTTTGCTTCAATGGTTGATTACATTCCATTTTGGAAATAAAGACACGTGGTTGCATCATGGATTCATAATGGCATAGAACTTTTCCACATATCTAGGCATTATGTTGGACCAAATTGGTGAcctgatttttttgttttagaaTAATCAGTCATTCAATTCTTCGTGACGGGAAGAACGTTTATATGAGCCATTGAAGGACTGTTTGATgctttaaacataatttaagtCAGACAGTCAGACCTTTTGGTCGAGATGACCTCTTAAAAGCTTGCTAAGGACTTTATATGCTAGCAGAGTGATAATTCACTTTATTTGTTTGAATCGGTTTAAGGGATCATAATGTAGAAAAGGTGGTCAATGTACTTTTTGTTTTAGATTTGCTGTTGctttattattttatggaagttCACTCATATGTGATTAATTTTTTCCCTCTTGGACTGTTGTTGCACCCAGACCACATGAACTAAGACACAAAAGGAAAAAAACGACCACCCTACACTCCTAATTTATTTTGCATCATTCATGGCTACCAGGCAGTTTAAATGGTTCATACGCCATTTGTTCATTATCAAATGTAAGATAAATATTTAatgtaatattatttattcttaataagCATTTCTGAGTACAGGACGATGGTCCGATAACCAACAAGGTATCCCCAGAAAGTTCTGGAAGCAATGTTTCTGGACAAGTTGCTGGGACTTATCCCATTGGTTATGATGTTTTTGGTAATTTATCTTACAATATGGTGGGTGGTGAGACTGTTGTGGATTCAACTGGATTGGGGCCATTAAGTGAAATTGATTCTCTAAATAACGTGGCAAAAGATGGTCTGCAAGCTCAGGACAGTATAGGAAGGTGGATGAGCTACATCATTGCTGATTCTCCAGAATCAGTGAACAATCAGGCTGTGGAATCTTCAATCTCAACTGGCCACCAGTCGTTTACGTCTCCGAGGGTGGATGATCATTTGTCATCTGCTCTAGggcaaatatttaagataacaAATATTTCACCTGGTTGGGCTTTTTCTACTGAAGAAACAAAGGTTCACGGCCCTGGAATTATTTTACTTTATATTGGTGTTGTCTATGTACTGTAAATACTCACGTGTTTCACATGTTAACATTTGAGATTGAAGTGAGATTTATATTACCATCTGATTTAAAGACCAATATTTGTGTGACTAAAAGTAACCAGGGGAGAATGTTTAATGAAAATGTGGAAGGGTTAAATAGTTGTATGTTACATTGGAAGTTGCATGAAACTCTACTTGGATAGCAAATACTTCCATCCATTGGTTAAGTGCAAGCAGTTAAATTTACACTTGTAATGAACAACAATTTAGTGCATGCAATTACTCTCATAATTGTTATATAAGTTCGCTGAGTTGTTGTTATGCAGATCTTGGTTGTTGGGGTTTTCAATGAGGGGTGCTCACCCAGCACAGAGTCCAATTTATTCCTTGCATGTGGAGATTCCATTGTCCCTGCTGAAGTTGTACAAGCTGGAGTATTTCAATGTTCAATTTCTCCTCAAACTCCAGGACTAGTGAATCTCTATCTGAGTTTTGATGGCCATAAACCAGTCAGCCAAATTTTGACCTTTGAATTTCGTGCTCCTGTAGTTCCCATTATGACAATTCCTGCGGAGAATAAAACTACTTGGGAAGGATTTCAGCTTCAAATTAGACTCTCTCATCTGTTGTTTTCATCATCCAAGGGCCTGAGAATCTTTTCCTCCAAGTTACTCCCAAATGCCTTAAAGGATGCAAAAGCTTTTAGTCAGAAAACATCACAACTCTCTGACTGTTTGATGTATTTGACCAAAGCAATCCAAAACTATAAGATGTCTCTTGACGAGGCAAAAGAaagcttgtttgaatggacTTTGCAATACAGACTGCATGAATGGTTGCTAGAAAAAGTGGTTTCAGGGTGCAAAGTTTCCGAACGTGATGAACAAGGTCAGGGCGTAATTCATTTGTGTGCCATCTTAGGTTATACGTGGGCAGTTTACCCATTTTCATGTTCTGGCTTGTCATTGGATTATCGAGACAAATTTGGATGGACTGCATTACACTGGGCTGCATATTATGGAAGGTGAAGTCCTGAAATATCTTGACCAGTAACATTGCTTGTTGACTCGAGTTGAGTTACTACTGAGATCTTGAATGATTCGCCTAGCTTTTATTTTCGTTTGTAAAGAAGTAAAGCCCTTCATATGCTCAAATCATTTTACCACTGGGATCTTAAATTATTTCACCAAGTTTTCTATCTATAATGCCCCATATCTTTGAAGTTTCTCTTATGTCTTTCAGTTTTTTGCGTGTTGTACTGTGACAACATGATAAATTGAGTTTCCAGGGTCATAGCGTTTGTTGCAACATTAGAAAGGAGACAACAGTGTTCTGGGCTTATTATTTGAAACTTTGATTAATATTTGTCCCTAAATGAACAATGACCGCACATAGTTTGCATCATTTACCTTTTGTTATATTCAGGGAGAAAATGGTGGCGACCCTTTTATCTGCTGGTGCAAAGCCAAATTTAGTAACAGATCCAACTGCAGAAAACCCCGGAGGCTGCACTGCTGCTGATCTTGCTTCTAACAATGGGTATGATGGTTTGGCAGCTTATCTTGCTGAGAAGGCTTTAGTTTCTCATTTTAAAGATATGACATTGGCCGGAAATGTTAGTGGGTCGCTGCAAACTACCACTAATGAAATAGTGAATTCTGAGAACTTCAGTGAGGAGGAGTCTTATTTGAAGGATACTCTAGCGGCTTACAGGACAGCTGCTGATGCAGCAGCACGCATTCAGGCTGCATTCAGGGAGCACTCATTCAAAGTGCGGACCAAAGAAGTTCAGTCATCAAATCCAGAAATCGAAGCACGCAACATAGTTGCAGCAATGAGGATCCAGCATGCTTACCGGAACTATGAGACACGCAAAAAAATTTCAGCTGCTGCGAGAATCCAATATAGGTTCCGCACTTGGAAGATGCGGAAGGATTTCCTCAACTTACGTCGTCAAACTATCAAAATCCAAGTAAGTGAAGCTGACATATGATTTGATGTGCCATAAATTTCAAGCAGAACGAAAATCATACGACTTAATAGTTTGTATTTTAGGGGCTGGATGCCTATGAGAATCAACCATGATGGAATTTAAATTGCCGGCTATTTCTGCAGTGTGAAGTAAATTATTGTCTGTGCTATATGATATGAATACTGTTCTACTGGATGTTTCTGATTGTAATCCTTCTCCATTGCAGGCCGTTTTCCGAGCTTTCCAAGCCAGGATGCAGTATCGTAAGATTGTGTGGTCAGTTGGGATCTTTGAAAAAGCAGTACTGCGTTGGCGTTTAAAGAGAAAAGGGTTCCGAGGGCTTCAGGTTCAACCTGATGAAACTCCTGAAGATCCAAATCGAGGAAATGATGTGGAGGAAGGCTTCTTCCAAGCCAGCAGGAAACAAGCCGAGGAACGAGTTGAGAGATCTGTTGTAAGGGTCCAGGCAATGTTTAGATCGAGGCGAGCACAAGAAGAATATAGAAGAATGAAATTAGCGCATAATCAAGCCACGGTGAGGATACTCTTATTCTTGTTTTCCTGTAATTATGATGTCATATTAAGTTAATCATTGCCCATTGCAGCTGGAATATGATGGACGTTTCCACCCGGACACTGAAATGCGATAATAAAAGGACTTATCCACTGCCATTTACTTACGGAGCAAAGACAGTGGAACCTTTCTTTGCTGGCGTCAAGAATTGAAGACTCGTGATAAATGTTGTGTTTCTGAGTTTAAGATTAAGGCAGTTCTGTCGGGTTTTGAAGCTTTGGTTTTGCTCCAATTGGCATCCCGCCTCATGTTTCACATTAATGTAGTTTGTGACAAATGTCTGTAAGGATTTATCATTAATCTAATGTGTGCAGAAGAGTAGATGGAACAGAATTGTTGCATGTAGGATCTGAAATGCTGCAATATCGTGTTCAAATTTGAGGTTCGGTATAGCTGACCAATTTTCTGCTTTGATTCTCGGTGCATAATGTTGTTGAAAAGGCATAATAGtatcttgaatatttgagtgtaTCTTTAATTCATTTCTATTGTTGGTTGGCTGTTAGGATATAGTTTGAAAATCGGATTGTATTCTCGATTGTATCTTTGAATATCTTAAGATGGTAGTTATTTGTTAACTTATTTGTAAGCCTGTTTGCAACGTTAAACCTTGTATGTATAATCTCTTTCTAATTAATAAAGggggaattttttatttatggtaTCAGACACGCATCTCACTCCGTAAAATGACCATGGTCACTGCTCTGCAGTCGTCTTCGTCTATCATTGTAACTTCACAATGAACCGAACTGTTATGAACATCTTAACTTTCAGAAACTCATCTCGATTAATGTTTCTGCTCAAGCTCCGTTGAAACTTAAAGAACTACCGGCATGTATCGGTTCTGTCAATGGCTCTAAATCCTCTACAAGACAATACATGAACAAAACAACATTGTGCCTGATATTGGGCAAATCCAATTGATCCTTCAAGATGCGTTGTACAGTTTAGAACTGTAACCTTTGCCAAGAAGCTGAAAAAGAAATCAGTTCTCAAGCGCATCATTTCACTGGAATCTGCAGTAATAAAGGTTGTAAAGGCTACTTTAGTTGCCCAGTTTATGGAAAGAAGGGCACACTTCTTCGATTTAATGACAATCAAGAAGCTGACTGAAGTAACGAGTGAACTGAAGAAAACCATGATCTAGTTGGACCAATTGCGTATGCCGACAGGGTAGTATTTCAGCAAATGGACTCTGATCTCATCACCCTCCAACTCAAGGTCAAAAATTGGGAGATGAGACAAAAGCTGCACATTTCAGTTGATACAAGCAGTCCAACTGAGGAGTTTATAACAACTGTTGTTGAGTCTGCCATTGAACCAGCTGATGTGGAATCAGTTCGAGAACCATTAGTCAAAGAAAAAACAGAGACTGCTTTTCCATCAGTCTCTGAATCAGCTCAACCTTCCTCCTCCATAGCTTTAATCACTATACCAGTTTCTGAACCAGTAACTCAACTGACCATATACACAGAAGAAGAGCTATTCTTAGCCAATATGGATGAGCTGTTGTTATTAGTTGATGAAGAAATTTAGCAAGAGCATAGGGAAGACCAAGCTGCTGATGAAGATATTGTCGAACCAGTGGTTGAGGAAGTCAATGCACCGGTACCTGAAGCTGAGGTACAAGCTGAAGAAGTTCAGTTGGGAACTGAACAAATTACTATTGTTGATCAAAGCCAACAGTCTAGGAACCATCAGTCTTATCAGAACTGATCTCCACTTGCTTGGTGGTTTTTGAGACTTTTTTTAATTCAGAAGCTTTACACAAACTGATCTTTTCAAAGAAGACTGCTGAGGCACCAAGTGCTTCAACTGATCATCAGGATCAGCCTCAGAGTTTATCTATACAAGAAGAGGCAGTCAATGAAGTAGCTGAAGATGTAGACCAAGATGCTGGCCCTGGAACT
This genomic interval carries:
- the LOC140962002 gene encoding calmodulin-binding transcription activator 5-like isoform X2, with the protein product MMAEAKARWLRPNEIHAILCNNKYFTVNVKPVNLPKSGTIVLFDRKMFRNFRKDGYKWKKKKDGKTVKEAHEHLKVGNEERIHVYYAHGEDSPTFVRRCYWLLDKSLEHIVLVHYRETQEVSPDTSVNFNPSPSISDPPTSLPLLEEFDSALHRVYHDTSRSLLERHDSLTVKNHEQRLHEINTLEWDELLVLDDSHKMITQHDGKTSDFEHSNQNQMNSYRIRDDGPITNKVSPESSGSNVSGQVAGTYPIGYDVFGNLSYNMVGGETVVDSTGLGPLSEIDSLNNVAKDGLQAQDSIGRWMSYIIADSPESVNNQAVESSISTGHQSFTSPRVDDHLSSALGQIFKITNISPGWAFSTEETKILVVGVFNEGCSPSTESNLFLACGDSIVPAEVVQAGVFQCSISPQTPGLVNLYLSFDGHKPVSQILTFEFRAPVVPIMTIPAENKTTWEGFQLQIRLSHLLFSSSKGLRIFSSKLLPNALKDAKAFSQKTSQLSDCLMYLTKAIQNYKMSLDEAKESLFEWTLQYRLHEWLLEKVVSGCKVSERDEQGQGVIHLCAILGYTWAVYPFSCSGLSLDYRDKFGWTALHWAAYYGREKMVATLLSAGAKPNLVTDPTAENPGGCTAADLASNNGYDGLAAYLAEKALVSHFKDMTLAGNVSGSLQTTTNEIVNSENFSEEESYLKDTLAAYRTAADAAARIQAAFREHSFKVRTKEVQSSNPEIEARNIVAAMRIQHAYRNYETRKKISAAARIQYRFRTWKMRKDFLNLRRQTIKIQAVFRAFQARMQYRKIVWSVGIFEKAVLRWRLKRKGFRGLQVQPDETPEDPNRGNDVEEGFFQASRKQAEERVERSVVRVQAMFRSRRAQEEYRRMKLAHNQATLEYDGRFHPDTEMR
- the LOC140962002 gene encoding calmodulin-binding transcription activator 5-like isoform X3; this encodes MIISVVEFHYWKSVGNEERIHVYYAHGEDSPTFVRRCYWLLDKSLEHIVLVHYRETQEVSPDTSVNFNPSPSISDPPTSLPLLEEFDSALHRVYHDTSRSLLERHDSLTVKNHEQRLHEINTLEWDELLVLDDSHKMITQHDGKTSDFEHSNQNQMNSYRIRDDGPITNKVSPESSGSNVSGQVAGTYPIGYDVFGNLSYNMVGGETVVDSTGLGPLSEIDSLNNVAKDGLQAQDSIGRWMSYIIADSPESVNNQAVESSISTGHQSFTSPRVDDHLSSALGQIFKITNISPGWAFSTEETKILVVGVFNEGCSPSTESNLFLACGDSIVPAEVVQAGVFQCSISPQTPGLVNLYLSFDGHKPVSQILTFEFRAPVVPIMTIPAENKTTWEGFQLQIRLSHLLFSSSKGLRIFSSKLLPNALKDAKAFSQKTSQLSDCLMYLTKAIQNYKMSLDEAKESLFEWTLQYRLHEWLLEKVVSGCKVSERDEQGQGVIHLCAILGYTWAVYPFSCSGLSLDYRDKFGWTALHWAAYYGREKMVATLLSAGAKPNLVTDPTAENPGGCTAADLASNNGYDGLAAYLAEKALVSHFKDMTLAGNVSGSLQTTTNEIVNSENFSEEESYLKDTLAAYRTAADAAARIQAAFREHSFKVRTKEVQSSNPEIEARNIVAAMRIQHAYRNYETRKKISAAARIQYRFRTWKMRKDFLNLRRQTIKIQAVFRAFQARMQYRKIVWSVGIFEKAVLRWRLKRKGFRGLQVQPDETPEDPNRGNDVEEGFFQASRKQAEERVERSVVRVQAMFRSRRAQEEYRRMKLAHNQATLEYDGRFHPDTEMR
- the LOC140962002 gene encoding calmodulin-binding transcription activator 5-like isoform X1, producing the protein MESSVRSPLVGSEIHGFRTKEDLDVGTMMAEAKARWLRPNEIHAILCNNKYFTVNVKPVNLPKSGTIVLFDRKMFRNFRKDGYKWKKKKDGKTVKEAHEHLKVGNEERIHVYYAHGEDSPTFVRRCYWLLDKSLEHIVLVHYRETQEVSPDTSVNFNPSPSISDPPTSLPLLEEFDSALHRVYHDTSRSLLERHDSLTVKNHEQRLHEINTLEWDELLVLDDSHKMITQHDGKTSDFEHSNQNQMNSYRIRDDGPITNKVSPESSGSNVSGQVAGTYPIGYDVFGNLSYNMVGGETVVDSTGLGPLSEIDSLNNVAKDGLQAQDSIGRWMSYIIADSPESVNNQAVESSISTGHQSFTSPRVDDHLSSALGQIFKITNISPGWAFSTEETKILVVGVFNEGCSPSTESNLFLACGDSIVPAEVVQAGVFQCSISPQTPGLVNLYLSFDGHKPVSQILTFEFRAPVVPIMTIPAENKTTWEGFQLQIRLSHLLFSSSKGLRIFSSKLLPNALKDAKAFSQKTSQLSDCLMYLTKAIQNYKMSLDEAKESLFEWTLQYRLHEWLLEKVVSGCKVSERDEQGQGVIHLCAILGYTWAVYPFSCSGLSLDYRDKFGWTALHWAAYYGREKMVATLLSAGAKPNLVTDPTAENPGGCTAADLASNNGYDGLAAYLAEKALVSHFKDMTLAGNVSGSLQTTTNEIVNSENFSEEESYLKDTLAAYRTAADAAARIQAAFREHSFKVRTKEVQSSNPEIEARNIVAAMRIQHAYRNYETRKKISAAARIQYRFRTWKMRKDFLNLRRQTIKIQAVFRAFQARMQYRKIVWSVGIFEKAVLRWRLKRKGFRGLQVQPDETPEDPNRGNDVEEGFFQASRKQAEERVERSVVRVQAMFRSRRAQEEYRRMKLAHNQATLEYDGRFHPDTEMR